TACCTTACAGGTCAATCTATTCAGAAATAACAGTACAAGCAGCGCAATAACCGGAGCAGCAAGTGTAGAAAATATTTTTCATGCGCTGAACAAAATACCCGAGATTGAAGGAATCGGCTGGTATACGAGCTATTCTCTAACTGCGCATCTCTCTAGTTCTATTGTCGATGATGCGTCTCAGGAAAGCGGGCTTACTACCTACGGAAACCTCCTTGAGGATAACAGCTATATTGGTCACGTAATCTTAAGTGTCATTGACAATGAGCAATGGAAGCGCGGCATTGAACAGGTGGGTCTAAATCCTGAACTCTACGCAAATCCTTCTATCCCGCGCGGCATCCTTATAAAACCATCTGTCAATCCTAGCTCAACTAAAGATGACGCGGCTCACATACAAACAGAACAAATAAGCACAGAAGCCGAGCAAGGCACAGCCGAGCTCTATACGTCAATTCGCTCAATTGAAAATCAGGTTTTTACCAACCTTTCTCTTGTTGATGGCAAGGTTTTGGCCAGCTATGCGCCTATAGAAAATAACAAACGACAAACGCATCAAGCACTCGATGACGTGTTAGAGCAGAGCTATCATTTACCAGTTGCTACACTTAGCGGGCCAAACCCATTTAACCTAGATACACACGAACAGGCAAGTGCCATGCCAAACATCATAGTGCCTGCTCAAGCACTGAGCCAGATTATACGTGCTCAAAAAAACCCTTCAGCAGAGCAACTGACGCGCTGGAATCAATCGGCTGCATACGGCGAAAGCGAAGCTCATCCCTTTATGTCTTTTTCAAGTTCAGGCATAGACCAGTCATATACCTTAAGCTTTGCGGGCGCTAAACCTGTAGTTGCAAAACCGCGCATGCAGCAAGTACTCAACGACCAAACTCGCAACGCACCCTGGACCTATCAGGAGGTTATCGACCTTACCCAAAGCTATCGCGAGAATACCTTTGTCATGAGTGCTATCAGAATATTTACCATGTGTTTTACCGTTATTTCCTCACTCATTGCTATAGCAAATGTATTTAACACGCTCACCACCTCGATTTTTTTGCGCCGTCGTGAGTTTGCAATTTTGAAATCCATTGGCATGGATCAGCGTCTCTTTCGTCGTATGATTGCCCGTGAATGTGCAAGCTATGCTGTACGAGGGCTCAGCCTTGGTCTTTTCTCTGCAACAGGTCTCATTTTGGGCTTTTGGCATCTCATGAAATTTGAATACCACAGCTCAATTATATGGCTGATGCCACTTTCTCTTCTCGCAGCTATAGGTCTTGTTTTGATTGTTCTGCTCATCTCAGTTTCCTACGCACTCAGGCGTAGTCAAACAACTAATATCATCCGGTCACTGCGCGATGAGCTTATATAGATTCGATACACTAAAGTACTGATAAATGCAGGTGCCAGAGAGCGGCAGATTGATAGCCCAAACGCTGAGCAGCTCCTAAACGGCAGGCTATACCAGCAAACGGGCGCAAGATTACACATACGTCACCCTTGCACGTTATACTAAAAAACAATTAGCCACCCGCTACACTAACACTATGTACTTTTTTGATAGGAGCCTGTATGGATCACGATGTAACACCCACCGGCCCCGCTCCAGCACCCCAACATGCTGGACAAACGGCACAGCTTGAAAGCGTTTCTACACTCTTGCAAGCAAGTCCAAATCAGCCAAGCCTCGATGCTGAAGATGCCGCTATTTATGAAAAACTCAAAGCACGTCGGCGGCAGCGTCGTCGCAAGAAAATTCAACGGCGCTTGATTATTGGCGGTATTGCAGCAGCACTCCTTGTTATTGCCGTGGTTTCAGTTTGGGTTGCTACACGACAACCCGAGACCGACTTAGGCAACGAGGTAGTTACCGAAACCGTCATGCGTGGCACCTATACCACAAGCGTTGATGCCACCGGCACCTTAGAACCACTGAGCGCAAGTGTTGTTACCCCAGAAATTACGGGTACTATCGCTGAGCTCCGTGTTACAGCTGGTCAGCAGGTTAACAAGGGCGATGTCCTCTTTACCATTAAAAACGACGACATTGACCGTGAAATTGCTGATGCAAAGCGTGCACTCGACCAAGCAAAAAGCGACCTTGCAAGCGCACAGCGCGCCGCTGCTGCGCTTGAAGCTGCCTCAGAAGAAGGTACGCCAAGCAACGGCGAAGACGGTATTGTAGCTGCAAAGCGTGCCGTTGAAACTGCACAGTCAAGCTACGATAAAGCGGTAACCGCAGGCGAGAAGCGTACCGTAACTGCCCCCAGTTCAGGTAGTATCGTGGCTCTCAACGCTCAGGTAGGCGCTGCAGTTGGCGACCCCAATCAGTCATCGTATGATGCGTCAAAACCTTTGGTACAGATTGCCGACCTTTCACAAATGAAGGTCAATATTCAAGTTGATGAAGCCAATATCTCAAAGGTACAACAAGGCCAACAAGCACAAGTCTCTTTTAGCGCATTTGAAGACCTGACGCTTAACGGCACGGTTAATAGCATCGCTTCCATTGCCACCGGCACCAACCAAGGTGAAGCCATGGGCTATGGCGGCGAGGCGCCAGCTGTTAACTTTACGGTCAATGTTTTGATTCCACAGCCCGATGCACGCCTTAAGCCCGGTATGTCAGCACGTGTCAATCTGATTACCGAGCATATTGAAGATGTCATTATGGTACCTATCGCAGCGCTTATGACCGATGATGGCACCAACTACTACGTCAATGTTGAAACCAATCCCGAGACGCACAGCTATGTTCGCAAGAATGTAAAGGTATTTGCTAAAAACGAAGATACAGCGGTAGTAGGCAAACCTGCTGATAGCTCAGCCGATATGGAAACCGCTCCTTTATCTGAGGGTGACGTGCTTGTTGTCTCTGGCGGCATGCCGTCTGAAGAGGGTGCGGAAACAGGGGCTGACATGGGTTCAGCTGAGGCAACGCCGTATACCGGCGAGGGCGGCAGCTCAAGCACGGAAGGTGAGGCTAGTGGTGCCGATTCAGCCGCTGAGGCTC
This region of Collinsella sp. zg1085 genomic DNA includes:
- a CDS encoding efflux RND transporter periplasmic adaptor subunit; translation: MDHDVTPTGPAPAPQHAGQTAQLESVSTLLQASPNQPSLDAEDAAIYEKLKARRRQRRRKKIQRRLIIGGIAAALLVIAVVSVWVATRQPETDLGNEVVTETVMRGTYTTSVDATGTLEPLSASVVTPEITGTIAELRVTAGQQVNKGDVLFTIKNDDIDREIADAKRALDQAKSDLASAQRAAAALEAASEEGTPSNGEDGIVAAKRAVETAQSSYDKAVTAGEKRTVTAPSSGSIVALNAQVGAAVGDPNQSSYDASKPLVQIADLSQMKVNIQVDEANISKVQQGQQAQVSFSAFEDLTLNGTVNSIASIATGTNQGEAMGYGGEAPAVNFTVNVLIPQPDARLKPGMSARVNLITEHIEDVIMVPIAALMTDDGTNYYVNVETNPETHSYVRKNVKVFAKNEDTAVVGKPADSSADMETAPLSEGDVLVVSGGMPSEEGAETGADMGSAEATPYTGEGGSSSTEGEASGADSAAEAPKGEEAADASKGDTGSAA